TagatatttaatcatatttttcatCTATCACTTATTGCATGCTCTTTAAAAAGATGTGCGAAAAAAGATGTTTATGAACCTAAACTAGCCCTTAGGATCTAGAATCCTCTTTCATCTTTCTTTCCTAGCCACAAGCTCTACAAGTTCTCATTTAAATGCATTGCATATTGCTTCTACTTCTCTAGCAAAGAAGCTGCTGCAGAAACTAGGCCAAGCAGGTGCACTAAGCTAAGTTGTATAGTATGCATATATAGGATCTTTAGTTGAATCTGGATTGTGCATTTTGGTCATTGCTCCTGCAAGAGATAAAACCTCATTAATGCTTAGCATAGGAGAGATTATGTTCTGAATCAGTCAAGTTCAGTAAATGTCACCTTTTGATAGAGTTAAAGAGTAGTGTTGCTCATGGGGATGGTTGTGTACATCACCATAATCAATAAAAGGATTATGTAGGCAATTACCTGCCAAACAAGTTGGTGATAGAAGATTTTACCATTTGTCAATGTTCAATGGCAGGTTTGTACCGGTACCGCGTCGGCGACATACTAATGGTGACAGGGTTCCACAACGCAGCACCGCAATTCCGCTTTGTCCACCGCCGCAACGTCGTGCTCAGTGTCGACACCGACAAGACCAGCGAAGAAGACCTCCTCAATGCAGTGGCGAGCGCcaagctcctcctccgccctcTAGGGTGCCTGCTCACCGAATACACCAGCTACGCTGACACCTCGTCCATCCCGGGCCACTACGTCCTCTTTTGGGAGATCAAATCCTCTGCTGCTGCAGACCTCTCCAACCTTGACCGCACCGTCATGGAGGATTGTTGCATGGCGGTCGAGGCACAGCTCGACTCGGTGTACCGCCGATGCAGGACCCGTGACCGGTCCATCGGGCCACTAGAGATCCGGGTTGTCAGGCCAGGCACGTTCGACGCATTGATGGACTTCTGCTTGTTGCAGGGCTCGTCCGTGAACCAGTACAAGACACCAAGGTGCATCAAGTCGAAGGAGGCGATCGGAATTCtggaggagaaggtggagggAAGGTTCTTCAGCAGAAATTCCCCCCACTGGGAACCATTGACAATGGAGAGAAGAGTTGTTTGAGGAATAAAACCAAACAGGGGATGGCGGTGAGAGGGTGTATGTGGGaagagaagcagaagaagaagaagaagaagattaagCTTAAGCTTTGTGGGGTTATAGCAAGTCAAGAAGGATCCAAGGATTGGGGTGTTGTGTTCTTAATTTTAGCTTTAAAATTTGTGTAAGAGATAGTATGGACTTAGTTGGTAGGCTGTATTTGTGTTACATTGATTATTAGGTCTTATCTTGATTGATCAATTGGAATTGGGTTTGATTGGTTGATTGCTATCTTGTCTGATTTGTTAGTGCACTAATTGAATACTGTTAGATACTTGTtttaaagaagagaaaattcTAGATTTGGGGTCTCTATATAAGCTTGATTAACCTAAGTCTCTAATGCACTAATTTGCGAGAAGAGTCAAAATTGGAATCATCATCACTGATCTACAATTGCATGCACCCTAGAGTTTCCAGGTATAAAGTACACGGCACCCCTAAAATTCTATTACTGAGGCCTCAAAACCAGAGTTCTAACTCACTGAATGTGATCTATAGCATTCAAAAGCGTAAATTAGAAATTACTCAATTTTGGACACCTAATTTTTATGAATCCAACAATTTCAAAATGATTAGTCAAAACATATGACTATTTATACATAAGCCCTATCCATGTATAAAGTACACAGCACCCCTAAAATTCTATTATTGAAGCCTCGAAATCAAGAATTCTAACTCGTTGAATGTGATCTATAACATTCAAAAGTCTAAACTAGAAATTACTGAATTTTGGCCGCGTAGCTTTTATAAATCCAAAAATAGCCTAGATCATAAGTTGTCAAAACATACAACTATTTATACATTAGTCCAATAGATTGTATAGAACGATctattgtattatatattaatttttagtacAAGGACCATCAAATATTGACtgtgataaataaaatttccaGATAAGAGTGgttgaaataataatttcaagGAACAAATTGTTTAAAAGTTTATTCAAAACTTGCgtaaaatcaaatttctctAAATTAACCCTCAATTTGACAAAATATGTACTTTGAATGTGCAATTATGTTTGTAAACATGAATCTAGAAGATAAGACTATTATTTTGTACTTCTTTGATTAATGCTTTACTTTTTCCCCTTAATACTACTTTACTCACTAGTAAAACTAATGATGAAAAATTGAAGAAACCAAAATTTTCCAAATCACAAGGCTTCCACAGTTCAACGAAATGGCAGTATAtacatttcttttatttcttccgCTCAAATTTTTAGGACTCGACCATCTACATTACAATACATACAATTGATAAATATTGCTCAATCCATCAGAAACTGGAAGTAGTAAAAACATGCAATGGATCTCAATTACATAACTAGCTTACATAAATGTATAGATAAAATGTAACCTAACAAATTGAGGCAAGAGACCTACCTTCCCGACATGAGGTTGATGAGAGGATGTTTCGCATAGAGACCGTCGAAAACCAACTCTTCAGTATTAGATGAAAGTATCATCAGTGCAACGGCGACGGCTTGCATGCTCGGTCGTAGTTGGGGGTTCTCTTGAGTACATGCCTTTGCAAGCAGGGCCATCTTGTAACAAAAGCAGCAaatagaggatttttttttgcccttttattTCCAAGAATTGATTCTTAATATAAGGAAAGTGTTTTATTTGGAGCATTAAAAGGTTTCACGCTCACCTTATGGACCGAGTCGAGGGGGAAGTTGTCTCCGAGCCTCGGATCGACTAGTTTCCTCACATGTTCCATTGGATCAGGTTGACCCAGAGCATCTTCGAACTACAAGATTcagtaaacaaaagagagagaagtaaAATTTGACTTGAAAGGTGAAGAATGAATAGGATTGTAAGGGCCAAACAAAGGGTCTACTTGGCCTGGCCAGAGATTCTTTTATCGATTGCTAATGAGCAGAGTTGTTCGAAGAAGTACAAAAAGCCTTTTCATAACTATTCTCCCTCCAAAAAATTTTGGGgtgggggggggtgggggggggtggggggggaggGACAGAACAACTTCCCTCTACAACAGAAGCTTCAAATATGCATATTTGCTTTTAGGGTTCATATTCATTTTAAATTCCCACCACACAAAAGCCCCAGGACTGTTATTTGCCAACCCCATAGTAGTTGCTTTTCAGCATAGAGGAATTGCTCTAGAAGCCAAGCCAATCAAGCACTATAGATAGCTCGGCATTACGAGCAGTGTGCCCCCAGAACCACAAGGAGGCAGGCAAATTGATCAGGCCTAATATTCACTGATTCTATTATCAGGGTCAGCAGTATAGGAACTGAAAAATGAAGACGTAAAAGAGCAGTTCTTAAGAACAAGAATGCAGCGAAAAGAAAGGTGATTCAGTCAATTAGACAAAGTGAAAGATACTAATCAAAAACCTTCCTAAACCAGAAGTAAGCAGAAACTAACCAAACCAACCAATCCTTTTGAGTCAGTAACAGGACCCGTCCTGAGTATAGCTTCTTTAGCCGATATAAGTTCATAAAGGACAACACCAAAGGCATAGACATCAACCTTGGGAGAAACATCGCCCATTTGTGCATACCTGCAATAAATCAGGCAAAAAATCATCTTAGTCTAAAAGATTAAAAGGAAAACTTTGTGCAGTCATATGTAGAACAAAAATAATGCATACTCTGGAGGCATGTAACCAAAAGTTCCAACAAGACGCGTTTGGACAGGCATATTTCCAACCTCAGTAAGTTTTGTTAACCCAAAATCTGCAACCTGTAAGAAAATCACAGAATTATTTCATATTAAAGTCCAATTTGCAAGCTAAACGGGTAAAATGTGCTTTAACAACCTTTCCACGGAAATTACTGTCGATCAAAATATTTGCAGATTTGATATCGCGATGTATATAAGCTGGAACTGTATGTTCATGGATATATTCTAGACCTCTCGCCGCGTCAAGGGCAATCTGCACTCTCGCTGACCATTGCAGTGGATTCCTACCTAAAAGGATATACATAAGTAATGGcttaataaatgaaaatatataaacatgCAAGAATGAGGTAAGGGTAATAAATGtataattttactatatatgaTTTTTCAAAGATAAATGTGTAAAAGGCCAAACTAAATTTAACTTGAAGGAATCAATAAGCATTCAGAAAATACACACTGTGCAACAAGAGCTTTTACCTGAACCACGCAAGTGTTGGCTTAAATTGCCATTGTCAATATATTCATAAACAAGAAATAATGAATCCTTGACGCAGTAACCTAGTAATCGAACCTGAAATTAAGTTTAATTAGCAGTGTCTTCAAAAATACACTTACAATCATTTGAATCTCACATAATTGAATTAGATCACAATATAGTGATAATGAATTAATGCAGTTTTAGCATTCAAGCAGAACTGTCCATATATAATGAAATCATGTTCCAAACTCGCCTGCAAGTTCTGaccattttatctttataaataaaTCATTCTATTTGAGTGGCTGATATCTAATAGGATATGTTAGTTCTTTTGTGATAAAGATACCTTGAGTGGTTATATAGAGCACCTCAGCAGACTTTTGATATGTCTTCACCTTTTTCTAATACACAAAgaaacacaaaaacaaaaaaaaagaaaaaagagatgaaGTATTGTGACGCCTCGCTTCCTAgtgggtcacccatcctagaactactctagccctAAACTCGCTTAACCATATCAATCACTTGAGcttagccaccacccaaaatgctatcGGCCGGTGAAGAGGGTTAGCCCTATCATATCTTACAAATAAGACTTTTCCACATCCTAAGGGTATCACATTTCTTCCCCTTATTACTTAAGCACACTCACAAACACCAGATGATGTAAGACCCATCTTGCTAGGCTTTGCGACCTTATGGGGAGCCTCACTCCATCCAGAACGGTTGTTAGCTAGGAAGCCGCGCTCTGCCCGCTATATGATACTAGCTCAGCCGAGACACATTTCACACTTTCAATTAGtaattgactctgataccaactgtaacATCCCACTTCCCAGGAGAGCCACCCACCCTTTAACTACTCTAGTCCTAAGCTCTTTCAAccctcttaatctcttggaCTTAGCCACCATCCAAATTGCTAAAGACGGGTTAAAAGCGTTTTGCCCtactataccttatatataggactattccaaatcctaAGGATATCACAAGTGTTCTGAGACTTCTCCTTGATGTTTTTCTGATGAAAGTGGTATATATAGTGTAAAATTCATTGTGTGCCTAAAATTCCCCATCAAATTTCAGTTGTCTACTAAAGTATGCATTACTTATCTTCCCCGAGGTTTCAGGGGCTAAAAATCTTAAGAAgttcaagggttaaaaatctTGAGAAGTTCAAGGGCATAGATCACCCAATATTTAGAAGGCAGTTCATTATGCACCGACATTATGAAGATAAATGATTTGCATAACTAGTCGAAGAAGTAGTCGAAGAAATAAAGTATCTAATTATATTTCCCTAAATATAGTAGAAGCTTCAAACTAGAGCTTCCACTTTCATAGTCGAAAATCTCATAAACTAGACCCTTCCACAGGGAGAAGCTACATGTTGCTTGTTTCCCAACGGACTAGCTACTGCTTTAAGAAGCAAGGATGTTGTACAAGACAAACCTAACAGGCATTAAATGAGGAACAAGTGGTATGAAATTTCATATGGTAACGTTGAAAATCAAAGTTGTGGTGGAAGTACATTATTTACAGGAGCATATACTCGTGATTTTTACAAGTTTAAGATCATAACAGGCTATTAACGAGTTATCCATGAAGATAAGTATCAATAGCAATATGGGGATAAAGTCCACATTACCAAATTTAAGTGATGAACATGGGTCAAAACTTTCACTTCAGCAAAAAATTCTCTAGACGCCTTCATATCCATTTTCTTGATTGCAGCTTTCTGCAACAAAAGAGAACCAAATACATGACTAAAATCTATTGTAACAAACCTGAAGGACAATCAAGGTGGACAACACCTTGAATTCACAGGTCCCAAAAATACAGTGACAAATTGAACGTGTTGAAGGTTTTCCACTGTCAAAGCAAAACAATATTAAAGtctctcagagagagagagcgagagagagagagagagagagtcctacAAGAACCTCAACAAAGATCATGCAATAGTCAAATCAAACTCAAAAAGATGTTTCAAAGGcacaaatttcataaatttttcatcatataataaaatttctcaCCTTGTCCAACCAATAAAGTACACCAAATAAATGCGatcaaaaataatcaaaaagggTTCACATAATGCAGTAGGAAAGGAAAATACCAGCTGAAGGTTATAGCATGGAGTTAAATGTATGATAATATTCTTGGAGAAATCAGCCTATTTATTCACCATGTCAGCTTGCTTTACATCATGACCACATTGCCTTTTTCAATTGTATGGGGTGAATTATTTTAGTAAAACTCAAAATATCCTATGCAAGAGACATAAGGATAATTCTAAACTAGGAAATGTAAAGATGGTTCAACCAACCTCTCCTCTCAGCTCTGCATAGTAAACTGCTCCAAAACCACCTTGACCAATTTTATTGGTTAAATTGAAGTCATCTGTAGCCCTCGCAAGCTCTTCGTAACTGAACTCTACTGATTTATCTGCAGTAAAAGCAGCAAGCTGGGATGTACTGCCAACATGAGGAGTTATCTCCACACTTCCATTCGGCGGCACTGTATCTTCAATATGTGAAAGACAAGATTAACTACTTGTGAAATGCGTAGAATCCTGAGATAAATGAATCAACTGactaaataggaaaaaaaaaattaacaatcaAAACTGCAGTTTATCTCTGCTTCAAGCGTGTGATGACAAACTGCGCATCACAAGAAAATGAAGGGAATTTGTAGATACCATCAGAAAGGTGATCGATACATGATGGCCTTACTTTTGATGTAACTAAGAGTGTGCAACTGCCATTGCACAAATTTTTCTTTATGCAACTAAAGGCCTAATGAAATATTTGTAAGTTAACTTGCAATCTACCCACGAGTATTTTCTTGGTTCTTGAATATAAGATTATTTCGTGGAGATATTCCTTCAATATAATGTCCAATAAATGTAGCATTGCAAGGCTGCAGAGCAACATTAAGACAACAAAaggccaaaaagaaaaacaatcacAAGTCATTTAGCATAACTTTAAAAGTATAgtttgtcggatcgttggcgctaaccattaatccccaaagcttgagctgttagaaatatgcaaccaattcacttaaagcatacagatacagcgcccacgagtctcgattgtgactcggcccaaccagcttCACGcaacttcgaacatgacttggcccacccagcctcacgttattttgaacatgactcggcccaacatggcctcctgccacagggcaggatactgacccatttaagccaacaatcccccctctaacacctgcacacatttgcagcatgcgagaatcgaacccgtgatctctgactctgataccacttgtcggatcgttggcgctaactgTTAATCCCCAAAgcttgagctgttagaaatacgcaactaattcacttaaaagcgtacagatacagtacccacgagtctcgattgtgactcggcccaaccagcctcacgccacttcgaacatgactcagcccacccagcctcacgccatttcaaacatgactcggtccaactTGGCCTTCCGCCACATGGCAAGAAGCTggctcatttaagccaacatagtTATATAAAGACAATGTTCGAACTCAATGATGTTGATTTCTTTAGCAACATTGTTCCTGCTCTCATATCTAGCATATCTCCAATTTTTTGGCATAAGTGATATTCAACAATAAGTTACTCCCCTTCATATTATACAATGACAATGTACTTCCTATCTCCTAATTTTATAGATCAGATGGTTTGAATGAAAAATCAACCTGCATTTCACTTAGGTTTGAAGCTGAAGTTGATGACACTGTTAAGAGTGAAATGCCAATTTTGGTAATCTGCTTTCAGGTTGAATGCAAGATTAAAGATGAGCAAACATAAAGGCGAGCTCAGTTAGAGAAGTAAGAAATAGTAGCATGGGAGAAGGGATTACCATGGCCGTGTACAACTAAATTATTTCCATATGCTGATGAAAGCAGCGAGACTTTACCCCCCTTCTTTC
The nucleotide sequence above comes from Ananas comosus cultivar F153 linkage group 17, ASM154086v1, whole genome shotgun sequence. Encoded proteins:
- the LOC109723186 gene encoding lysM domain receptor-like kinase 3 isoform X3, whose product is MELGLGLGFLLVVVLLGSLPLRSESSCRKGCDLAIGSYYLTPGLHLNLTYVGSLFSQTYQEVYLYNRNLSSPDSVPAGSRVNVSFPCDCLGGGAFLGHVFTYQVGKGDTYSSIAATVYANLTTATALAAANSYPVNNVPLGAEINVTVNCSCGDADVSSNYGLFVTYPLRPGDSLASVAAEYGLSSQQDLLERYNPGVNFSAGTGIVFVPTEDLNGSYLPLPPSRSGLRGGAIAGISGAVIVVLLLSAICIYFGVYRRKKGGKVSLLSSAYGNNLVVHGHVPPNGSVEITPHVGSTSQLAAFTADKSVEFSYEELARATDDFNLTNKIGQGGFGAVYYAELRGEKAAIKKMDMKASREFFAEVKVLTHVHHLNLVRLLGYCVKDSLFLVYEYIDNGNLSQHLRGSGRNPLQWSARVQIALDAARGLEYIHEHTVPAYIHRDIKSANILIDSNFRGKVADFGLTKLTEVGNMPVQTRLVGTFGYMPPEYAQMGDVSPKVDVYAFGVVLYELISAKEAILRTGPVTDSKGLVGLFEDALGQPDPMEHVRKLVDPRLGDNFPLDSVHKMALLAKACTQENPQLRPSMQAVAVALMILSSNTEELVFDGLYAKHPLINLMSGR
- the LOC109723186 gene encoding lysM domain receptor-like kinase 3 isoform X1 → MELGLGLGFLLVVVLLGSLPLRSESSCRKGCDLAIGSYYLTPGLHLNLTYVGSLFSQTYQEVYLYNRNLSSPDSVPAGSRVNVSFPCDCLGGGAFLGHVFTYQVGKGDTYSSIAATVYANLTTATALAAANSYPVNNVPLGAEINVTVNCSCGDADVSSNYGLFVTYPLRPGDSLASVAAEYGLSSQQDLLERYNPGVNFSAGTGIVFVPTEDLNGSYLPLPPSRSGLRGGAIAGISGAVIVVLLLSAICIYFGVYRRKKGGKVSLLSSAYGNNLVVHGHDTVPPNGSVEITPHVGSTSQLAAFTADKSVEFSYEELARATDDFNLTNKIGQGGFGAVYYAELRGEKAAIKKMDMKASREFFAEVKVLTHVHHLNLVRLLGYCVKDSLFLVYEYIDNGNLSQHLRGSGRNPLQWSARVQIALDAARGLEYIHEHTVPAYIHRDIKSANILIDSNFRGKVADFGLTKLTEVGNMPVQTRLVGTFGYMPPEYAQMGDVSPKVDVYAFGVVLYELISAKEAILRTGPVTDSKGLVGLFEDALGQPDPMEHVRKLVDPRLGDNFPLDSVHKMALLAKACTQENPQLRPSMQAVAVALMILSSNTEELVFDGLYAKHPLINLMSGR
- the LOC109723186 gene encoding lysM domain receptor-like kinase 3 isoform X2 translates to MELGLGLGFLLVVVLLGSLPLRSESSCRKGCDLAIGSYYLTPGLHLNLTYVGSLFSQTYQEVYLYNRNLSSPDSVPAGSRVNVSFPCDCLGGGAFLGHVFTYQVGKGDTYSSIAATVYANLTTATALAAANSYPVNNVPLGAEINVTVNCSCGDADVSSNYGLFVTYPLRPGDSLASVAAEYGLSSQQDLLERYNPGVNFSAGTGIVFVPTEDLNGSYLPLPPRSGLRGGAIAGISGAVIVVLLLSAICIYFGVYRRKKGGKVSLLSSAYGNNLVVHGHDTVPPNGSVEITPHVGSTSQLAAFTADKSVEFSYEELARATDDFNLTNKIGQGGFGAVYYAELRGEKAAIKKMDMKASREFFAEVKVLTHVHHLNLVRLLGYCVKDSLFLVYEYIDNGNLSQHLRGSGRNPLQWSARVQIALDAARGLEYIHEHTVPAYIHRDIKSANILIDSNFRGKVADFGLTKLTEVGNMPVQTRLVGTFGYMPPEYAQMGDVSPKVDVYAFGVVLYELISAKEAILRTGPVTDSKGLVGLFEDALGQPDPMEHVRKLVDPRLGDNFPLDSVHKMALLAKACTQENPQLRPSMQAVAVALMILSSNTEELVFDGLYAKHPLINLMSGR